One window of Globicephala melas chromosome 2, mGloMel1.2, whole genome shotgun sequence genomic DNA carries:
- the GRAMD2A gene encoding LOW QUALITY PROTEIN: GRAM domain-containing protein 2A (The sequence of the model RefSeq protein was modified relative to this genomic sequence to represent the inferred CDS: inserted 1 base in 1 codon; deleted 2 bases in 1 codon), which translates to MTALSPGEAAQAGSIQQMHGKTASLKSTEKLGRVQRLRGSSLHWPEGLKGEDIKKCGREGMLLRKYNQQYHKLFKDIPLEEVVLKVCSCALQRDLLLQGRLFISPNWLCFHANLFGKDIKVVIPVVSVQMIKKHKMARLLPNGLAITTNTSQKYVFVSLLSRDSVYDMLRRVCTHLQPSSKKSLSARESLEEPECESLEVLIPEMKWRKVCPASRSLSLPDNIPCIPRASTDDFFPSRKPPGSGEFSGKPRAQAAPENTGGGVGWGPALPRKMPNAXPVAENADYEEKRLEDEPKSNGEQRLWDHGLLKVFLVLICFLVMSSSYLAFRISRLEQQLCSLNWGGSVPGHR; encoded by the exons TATTCAACAGATGCACGGAAAGACGGCTTCTTTGAAGAGCACGGAGAAACTAGGCAGGGTCCAGAGACTCCGAGGCTCCAG TCTGCACTGGCCAGAAGGCTTGAAGGGTGAAGACATAAAGAAGTGCGGCCGAGAAGGG ATGCTACTGAGAAAATACAACCAGCAATATCACAAGCTGTTTAAGGACATCCCCTTGGAGGAGGTGGTTCTCAAAG TGTGCTCCTGCGCCCTCCAGAGGGACCTCCTTCTCCAGGGCCGGCTCTTCATCTCCCCCAACTGGCTCTGCTTCCATGCCAACCTCTTTGGCAAGGATATCAAG GTGGTCATTCCCGTGGTGTCTGTGCAAATGATCAAAAAACACAAGATGGCGCGGCTCCTTCCCAATGGCCTAGccatcaccaccaacaccagCCAGAAG TATGTCTTTGTGTCACTGCTCTCCCGGGACAGTGTATATGACATGCTGAGGAGGGTCTGCACCCACCTACAG ccTTCCAGCAAGAAGAGTCTGAGCGCAAGAGAATCTCTAGAGGAACCTGAGTGCGAGTCTCTG GAAGTCCTCATCCCTGAGATGAAGTGGAGAAAAGTGTGCCCTGCCTCCAGGTCCCTGTCCCTCCCAGACAATATCCCTTGTATCCCTCGGGCATCCACGGATGACTTcttcccctccaggaagcctccggGGTCTGGTGAGTTCAGC GGAAAGCCAAGAGCCCAAGCGGCTCCAGAGAACACGGGCGGGGGAGTGGGCTGGGGTCCTGCC CTGCCCAGGAAGATGCCTAACG GTCCTGTTGCAGAGAACGCTGACTATGAGGAGAAGAGGCTGGAGGACGAGCCCAAGAGCAAcggggagcagaggctctgggatCACGGGCTCCTGAAGGTCTTCCTCGTGCT GATCTGCTTCTTGGTAATGTCTTCATCGTACCTGGCGTTCCGCATCTCCCGGCTAGAACAGCAGTTATGCTCCCTGAATTGGGGCGGCTCAGTCCCTGGGCACAGGTga